From Candoia aspera isolate rCanAsp1 chromosome 4, rCanAsp1.hap2, whole genome shotgun sequence, a single genomic window includes:
- the IRF3 gene encoding interferon regulatory factor 3: MGTQKPLIVPWLIEQLDTQRYPGVSWLNPERTLFRVLWKHGSRRNVSPEDFQIFEDWAIVRNLYNPGKDPRTPSEWKRNFRSALNRKDGIEMVEDNSTASEDPHKVYKINLDIANLSGPVLGAASVEASDAPLIPVESRKSSGVSSSSSQDETLDDLLSSLDLSNPDKEDCPEWYKTLSPSQLELTITTVPRTLLEQPRGTNEFGKLPGSRGNSYIICQSRHCRKKIIFLNIYIFCSIFNSGIGAENAICCGGLPSSNLELDPPVVTIPPVLQLIAAHEFETDFEVRTFYRGRLVLSEVFRNSQGLCFVPPGVSGNHPDLADVTLPDPTTLSDKLQASHTLRLLQGVAPGVLLCIKGNQLCGMRQGIYHVFWSQSEMPGDGVPHGLLLRKQFVPIFNLQQFVSELIGYIEGRNGSPNYTQWLSFGEKWPDSNRSWKKKLIMVQIIPKVLEHLYELSQIHGASSLKDNEPDLRISDPLQQHCFLEQLHKWEEKMEIEFRS; this comes from the exons ATGGGAACTCAGAAGCCCCTTATTGTGCCCTGGCTGATAGAGCAGTTGGACACCCAGCGATACCCAGGTGTGTCCTGGCTCAACCCAGAAAGAACGCTCTTCCGAGTGCTGTGGAAGCATGGCTCACGCCGGAACGTTAGCCCGGAGGATTTTCAGATCTTTGAG GACTGGGCCATTGTTAGAAACCTTTACAACCCAGGAAAGGATCCTCGGACTCCTTCAGAATGGAAGAGGAATTTCCGCTCTGCCCTGAACAGAAAAGATGGCATTGAGATGGTGGAGGATAACAGCACTGCCTCTGAAGATCCTCACAAAGTGTATAAAATCAACCTTGATATTGCCA ATCTAAGTGGTCCGGTTCTGGGGGCAGCCAGTGTAGAGGCCAGCGATGCACCACTGATTCCAGTTGAAAGTAGGAAGTCAAGTGGGGTGAGTTCATCTTCTAGTCAG GATGAAACACTGGACGATTTGTTGAGTTCCCTGGATCTCTCCAATCCCGATAAAG AAGACTGTCCAGAGTGGTATAAAACTCTGTCTCCATCCCAGTTGGAACTGACTATTACTACAGTACCAAGGACCCTATTGGAACAACCCAGGGGAACCAATGAATTTGGTAAGCTTCCGGGATCCAGGGGAAATTCTTA CATCATATGCCAATCCAGACATTGTAGAAAGAAAATCATA tttcttaatatatatattttttgttcgATATTCAATTCAGGGATAGGGGCAGAAAATGCGATTTGCTGTGGAGGCCTACCTTCATCCAATTTAGAATTGGATCCACCCGTTGTCACAATCCCACCAGTGTTACAACTGATTGCGGCCCATGAGTTTG agaCAGATTTTGAGGTTCGGACTTTTTATCGGGGCCGTCTGGTCCTCAGTGAAGTCTTCAGGAATTCACAAGGCCTGTGCTTTGTGCCTCCTGGTGTCTCTGGCAATCATCCTGATTTGGCAGATGTTACACTGCCTGACCCCACCACTTTGAGTGACAAGCTGCAAGCATCGCACACGCTTCGGCTTCTGCAAGGAGTGGCACCAGGTGTGCTGCTCTGTATCAAGGGGAACCAGTTGTGTGGCATGCGCCAAGGCATTTACCATGTCTTCTGGAGCCAGTCTGAGATGCCGGGAGATGGGGTGCCGCACGGATTGCTACTGAGGAAACAGTTCGTTCCCATCTTCAACCTGCAGCAGTTTGTATCAG AATTGATTGGATACATTGAGGGGCGCAATGGCTCTCCGAATTACACTCAGTGGTTATCCTTTGGGGAGAAATGGCCTGACTCTAATCGCTCCTGGAAGAAAAAACTGATCATGGTACAA ATAATTCCCAAAGTTTTAGAACATCTTTATGAACTGAGCCAGATTCATGGGGCATCATCATTAAAAGATAACGAACCAGACCTAAGGATTTCAGATCCTCTACAACAACATTGCTTTCTGGAGCAGCTGCACAAATGGGAAGAGAAGATGGAAATAGAGTTTAGGAGCTAG